The genomic DNA cattattatcatcattacattgttgttcctttttttttttttttttcattgtcCATTTGGCTCATTTAAATCCATCGTTAAGGGAATTATGAGAAATCATTAAGCTCAAAGAATCTTTTCAGTATTTGATTTATCACttacaaaaattattattattaaacacATACCTGTACCTCCATTATATAgagtattattatcattatgtgATGggtatatctttatatttatgttttcattaatattatttttatgtttcatTTCTAACGATTCATCTTTTTTAtgttctttttcttcatcacCATCATCTAcgtcttcttcttcatcttcatcttcatcctcatgtatttcttcatttcttgttgtattataat from Plasmodium sp. gorilla clade G2 genome assembly, contig: PADLG01_00_39, whole genome shotgun sequence includes the following:
- a CDS encoding transcription factor with AP2 domain(s), putative, giving the protein MESKQNSVCKFLEENNNLSNNDQIEKSVEKDIFTDQYETNKNGSVIQESDNDNYNTTRNEEIHEDEDEDEEEDVDDGDEEKEHKKDESLEMKHKNNINENINIKIYPSHNDNNTLYNGGTGMCLIIIIFVSDKSNTEKIL